TAACGGAAGCGTAAAATTAAAACTTGCGCCACTCTTACCGTCGCTTTCAACCCACATTTTGCCGTTATGAGCTTCCACAATTCCTTTGGCTATAACAAGCCCCAAACCTGTTCCCTTTTGGGTGGGGTCCACAGGACTTCGCATCTGCTCA
This region of Patescibacteria group bacterium genomic DNA includes:
- a CDS encoding cell wall metabolism sensor histidine kinase WalK; protein product: EQMRSPVDPTQKGTGLGLVIAKGIVEAHNGKMWVESDGKSGASFNFTLPL